The proteins below come from a single Procambarus clarkii isolate CNS0578487 chromosome 54, FALCON_Pclarkii_2.0, whole genome shotgun sequence genomic window:
- the LOC138352638 gene encoding uncharacterized protein, with the protein MHYLTPLSPSSSPSTASSPSLIRLSRVWLSPLTSLTVQTVTTGTRGVVQTPVDDRVALQTTVVVRPSTLTVTYVQSDFRIVTERSLDYVTIAHTSYVIMQTTYTTTATQVLSYTTTLVRTNINTKSTVFTDYRTVTDTVLVPGARYGYRQL; encoded by the exons ATGCACTATTTAACCCCACTGTCACCCAGCTCTTCACCGTCGACCGCTTCGTCACCCTCGCTGATCAGGCTTTCCAGAGTGTGGCTGTCACCCCTCACTTCCCTCACAGTCCAGACTGTTACCACTGGAACACGCGGG GTGGTCCAGACGCCGGTGGATGACCGCGTCGCCCTCCAGACAACGGTAGTTGTCAGACCTTCAACACTAACGGTCACGTACGTGCAGTCAGACTTCAGGATTGTGACTGAAAGGTCTTTAGACTACGTGACCATCGCTCACACCTCTTACGTCATCATGCAGACTACCTACACTACTACTGCTACccaagt GCTGTCGTACACGACAACGCTGGTGAGAACAAACATCAATACTAAGAGCACGGTGTTCACGGACTACCGCACAGTCACCGACACAGTCCTCGTCCCCGGAGCCCGCTACGGTTATAGACAGCTCTAG